A genomic region of Deinococcus sp. KSM4-11 contains the following coding sequences:
- a CDS encoding glycogen synthase produces the protein MQVVHVGSEVFPYSRSGGLGDVLGALPAEQARLGAQVTVVSPWYAGLAGTPAPVWEGRMPEVSGALGNPVVRLGEIVEGGVRYVFIGMGVFERPGLYHDDDVWRYSLFGRAVLPALAVLGVVPDVVHGHDWQAGLVVAYAHLAGIRTVFSVHNLQYQGRWNLAEASHWTGLPGWTLGPDALEFHGDISLMKGGLSFADHVTTVSPTYALEITTPQYGEGLEGLLVRLTREGRVSGIINGLDQERWNPRTDPDIPAFSDRAGKGAATEALRAEFDLDGAPILATVSRLADQKGIDLLVEALPELVQDWNVVVLGGGDPLLTGALLGWSQHARVVFKQGLNEPLAHRIYAGADAFAMPSRFEPCGLSQMISMRYGTLPVVRETGGLVDTVPEDIGFRFAGATAEALAAACGEALAEYGRPDAWGARIERAMQLDFSWSGPAGQYLELYERLTRA, from the coding sequence ATGCAAGTTGTACACGTGGGCTCGGAGGTCTTTCCCTACTCGAGGTCCGGCGGCCTTGGCGATGTGCTGGGGGCCCTGCCGGCCGAGCAGGCGCGCCTGGGGGCGCAGGTGACGGTCGTGTCCCCGTGGTACGCGGGACTGGCGGGCACGCCGGCGCCGGTGTGGGAGGGGCGGATGCCGGAGGTGTCCGGCGCGTTGGGGAATCCGGTCGTGCGGCTGGGGGAGATTGTCGAGGGTGGAGTGCGGTACGTGTTTATCGGCATGGGCGTGTTCGAGCGGCCGGGCCTGTACCACGACGATGACGTGTGGCGGTACTCCCTGTTCGGGCGGGCGGTGCTGCCCGCTCTGGCCGTGCTGGGCGTGGTGCCGGACGTGGTGCACGGGCATGACTGGCAGGCGGGGCTGGTGGTGGCGTACGCGCATCTGGCGGGTATCCGCACGGTGTTCTCGGTGCACAACCTGCAATACCAGGGCCGCTGGAACCTGGCGGAGGCGTCCCACTGGACGGGTCTGCCGGGCTGGACGCTGGGGCCGGACGCGCTGGAATTCCATGGGGACATCAGCCTGATGAAGGGCGGGCTGAGCTTTGCCGACCACGTGACGACCGTGAGTCCGACCTATGCCCTGGAGATCACCACCCCGCAGTACGGGGAAGGGCTGGAGGGCCTGCTGGTTCGCCTGACCCGCGAGGGGCGCGTGAGCGGGATCATCAACGGCCTCGATCAGGAGCGCTGGAATCCGCGCACCGATCCGGACATCCCGGCTTTCTCAGACAGGGCGGGCAAGGGGGCGGCCACGGAGGCCCTGAGGGCCGAGTTCGACCTGGATGGCGCGCCCATCCTCGCGACCGTGAGCCGGCTGGCGGATCAGAAGGGCATCGACCTGCTGGTGGAGGCGCTGCCGGAACTCGTGCAGGACTGGAACGTGGTCGTGCTGGGCGGCGGCGATCCGCTGCTGACGGGCGCGCTCCTCGGCTGGTCGCAGCACGCGCGGGTGGTGTTCAAGCAGGGCCTGAACGAGCCGCTCGCCCACCGCATTTACGCCGGGGCGGACGCCTTCGCGATGCCCAGCCGTTTCGAGCCGTGCGGGCTGTCGCAGATGATCTCCATGCGCTACGGCACGCTGCCCGTGGTGCGCGAGACGGGCGGTTTGGTGGACACGGTGCCCGAGGACATCGGCTTCCGCTTCGCCGGAGCGACGGCCGAGGCCCTGGCGGCGGCGTGTGGCGAGGCCCTCGCGGAGTATGGCCGCCCGGACGCGTGGGGAGCGCGGATCGAGCGGGCCATGCAGCTCGACTTCAGCTGGTCCGGCCCGGCTGGCCAGTACCTGGAGCTGTACGAGCGGCTGACGCGTGCCTGA
- a CDS encoding RNA methyltransferase, whose amino-acid sequence MNLAVVLVSPKTPGNIGSAARAMLNMGAADLRLVAPRCDYLDPQSVAMAVHAADLLRSARVYPTLREALADRDLSVGTSARVRADLPPGRHPATLRPLVRAAAAPALVFGPEETGLINSDLEQCQVTVRIPTGDYASLNLAQAVLLVCYEFLQGGEDISASERKTATREEMEAVYGHLRETMELIGYTDAVRARHTLRLWRALLDRALMSSAESRLYRGFLRQVHWKVQDAARRGRDALQAGQAEPPSDG is encoded by the coding sequence GTGAACCTCGCCGTCGTGCTCGTGTCTCCCAAAACTCCCGGCAACATCGGTTCGGCGGCGCGCGCCATGCTGAACATGGGGGCCGCCGACCTGCGCCTGGTCGCGCCGCGCTGCGATTACCTCGACCCGCAGAGCGTGGCGATGGCCGTGCACGCCGCCGATCTGCTGCGCTCGGCCCGCGTGTACCCCACGCTGCGCGAGGCGCTGGCCGACCGCGACCTGAGCGTGGGCACCAGCGCCCGCGTGCGCGCGGACCTGCCGCCGGGTCGCCATCCGGCCACGCTGCGCCCCCTGGTACGCGCCGCCGCCGCGCCCGCCCTGGTGTTCGGGCCGGAGGAGACCGGGCTGATCAACTCCGACCTGGAGCAGTGTCAGGTCACCGTGCGGATTCCCACCGGCGATTACGCCAGCCTGAACCTCGCGCAGGCCGTGCTGCTGGTGTGCTACGAGTTCCTTCAGGGCGGCGAGGATATCAGTGCCAGCGAGCGCAAGACCGCCACCCGTGAGGAGATGGAGGCCGTGTACGGCCACCTGCGCGAGACCATGGAACTCATCGGCTACACCGACGCGGTGCGTGCCCGGCATACGCTGCGGCTGTGGCGGGCGCTGCTGGACCGCGCCCTGATGAGTTCGGCCGAGTCCCGGCTCTACCGGGGGTTCCTGCGGCAGGTGCACTGGAAGGTGCAGGACGCCGCCCGGCGTGGTCGGGACGCGCTGCAGGCCGGGCAGGCGGAACCGCCCTCGGACGGCTGA
- a CDS encoding GAF domain-containing sensor histidine kinase, with product MQVPVSLPSSPRPPAAPPRVRLSDRVRLVRNVLPPLIILVVGLVEFLISRLNSVQGEQWAHLLFYGLVGPAVTYYSVEWIAEGTRARERAERELRDLYGQLSISHARLQAVQELMRDLGGAPDMGAVLEVAARGAVRVTGATHATLSVPGGLSGSARGDTLLSAPSAALHPLAVRLPGGGELLLHFETPPSPDTHALAQALASEVTTGIEAARQRTLDLMTLYSVDQSIRAERNMRRLLSRVTRTMAERVGADARAAYLSDQDGVLRLEYAQDRRGEAQGGMPAPPFAAEVAASTLPLITDGLPASEVFPDVRSVLGLSMRDEEGLVGVLVFGHHDAGAFDDARLPLLALMAGQATLAVRNARAYLYSEELAIGDERARIAREIHDGVAQSLAFAALKLDVVARQLHSDPVRAESEVKDASALLREQIREVRRSIFALRPIDLERYGLLETARRYVLDFGEQNGVRANLDVSGEIHLSPGDEAVIFRILQESLNNVAKHARAREVSVTLHGGMIVTLRVQDDGVGFDPEHVSGRVSSAGGLGLMQMRERIQARGGQYRILSAPGHGTVIEAEMPQA from the coding sequence ATGCAGGTGCCCGTCTCCCTTCCCTCGTCGCCACGCCCACCCGCCGCGCCCCCGCGCGTCCGGCTGTCGGATCGGGTGCGGCTGGTGCGCAATGTGCTGCCGCCGCTGATCATCCTGGTGGTGGGCCTGGTCGAGTTCCTGATCTCGCGGCTGAACAGCGTCCAGGGCGAGCAGTGGGCGCACCTGCTGTTCTACGGGCTGGTCGGCCCGGCCGTCACGTACTACAGCGTCGAGTGGATCGCGGAGGGCACCCGCGCCCGCGAGCGCGCCGAGCGAGAACTGCGCGACCTGTACGGCCAGCTGAGCATCTCGCACGCGCGGCTCCAGGCCGTGCAGGAACTCATGCGCGACCTGGGCGGCGCCCCGGACATGGGCGCGGTGCTGGAGGTGGCGGCGAGGGGCGCGGTGCGGGTCACGGGGGCCACGCACGCCACCCTCAGCGTGCCGGGCGGCCTGAGCGGCAGCGCGCGCGGCGACACGCTGCTCTCGGCGCCCAGCGCCGCCCTGCACCCGCTGGCCGTCCGTCTGCCCGGCGGTGGGGAGCTCCTGCTGCACTTCGAGACGCCGCCCAGCCCCGACACGCACGCGCTGGCGCAGGCGCTCGCCTCCGAGGTCACGACCGGGATCGAGGCCGCGCGGCAACGCACCCTGGACCTCATGACGCTGTACTCGGTGGATCAGAGCATCCGCGCGGAGCGCAACATGCGCCGCCTGCTGTCACGCGTCACGCGCACCATGGCCGAGCGGGTTGGAGCCGATGCCCGCGCCGCGTACCTCAGCGACCAGGACGGCGTGCTGCGCCTGGAATACGCGCAGGACCGGCGGGGCGAGGCGCAGGGCGGCATGCCCGCGCCCCCCTTCGCCGCCGAGGTGGCCGCGTCCACCCTGCCGCTGATCACGGACGGCCTGCCGGCCAGCGAGGTCTTCCCGGACGTCCGGAGCGTGCTGGGCCTCTCCATGCGCGACGAGGAGGGCCTCGTGGGCGTGCTCGTCTTCGGCCACCACGACGCCGGCGCCTTCGACGACGCCCGCCTGCCGCTGCTCGCCCTGATGGCCGGGCAGGCCACCCTGGCGGTCCGCAACGCCCGCGCGTACCTGTACTCCGAGGAACTCGCCATCGGGGACGAACGCGCCCGGATCGCCCGCGAGATTCACGACGGCGTGGCCCAGTCCCTGGCCTTCGCAGCCCTGAAGCTGGACGTGGTCGCCCGCCAGCTCCACAGCGACCCGGTGCGGGCCGAGAGCGAGGTCAAGGACGCCAGCGCCCTGCTGCGCGAGCAGATCCGCGAGGTCCGGCGGTCGATCTTCGCGCTGCGGCCCATCGACCTGGAACGCTACGGCCTGCTGGAGACCGCGCGGCGCTACGTGCTGGATTTCGGCGAGCAGAACGGCGTGCGCGCCAACCTGGACGTCAGCGGCGAGATTCACCTGTCGCCCGGCGACGAGGCCGTGATCTTTCGCATTCTGCAGGAGAGCCTGAACAACGTCGCCAAACACGCCCGCGCCCGCGAAGTGAGCGTGACCCTGCACGGCGGGATGATCGTGACCCTGCGCGTGCAGGACGACGGCGTGGGCTTCGACCCCGAGCACGTGAGCGGCCGGGTCTCCTCGGCGGGCGGCCTGGGCCTGATGCAGATGCGTGAACGCATCCAGGCGCGCGGCGGCCAGTACCGCATCCTGTCCGCGCCCGGCCACGGCACCGTCATCGAGGCCGAGATGCCGCAGGCCTGA
- the apaG gene encoding Co2+/Mg2+ efflux protein ApaG, protein MSRPTLPDNQHLNPDIDVVVAVQHLPAHSSPERQLFTYVITVHNRSDQTWQLIARHWDIVDATGRATVVDGEGVVGEQPVLPPGGSFTYDSFVTVEATPGRMGGHYVMQDAWGVRAQVPIPAFVLDVPGTRVLN, encoded by the coding sequence ATGAGCCGTCCCACCCTGCCGGACAACCAGCACCTGAATCCGGACATCGACGTGGTCGTGGCCGTCCAGCACCTGCCCGCGCACAGCAGCCCAGAGCGGCAGCTGTTCACGTATGTCATCACCGTGCACAACCGCAGCGACCAGACGTGGCAGCTGATTGCCCGGCACTGGGACATCGTGGACGCCACGGGCCGCGCGACCGTCGTGGACGGCGAGGGTGTGGTGGGAGAACAGCCGGTGCTGCCGCCGGGCGGGTCGTTCACCTACGATTCCTTCGTGACGGTGGAGGCCACGCCGGGCCGCATGGGCGGCCACTACGTGATGCAGGATGCCTGGGGCGTCCGTGCCCAGGTGCCGATTCCGGCCTTTGTGCTGGACGTGCCGGGAACCCGTGTCCTGAACTGA
- a CDS encoding M20/M25/M40 family metallo-hydrolase, with the protein MIADSSVINETFLTALLEQAAPSGFERRAADVWLAEAATFARTSEDHYGNVYAELGPEDAPAVILTGHLDEIGLMVSHVNDQGFVHVMNLGGWDPQVLVGQRIRLLAPGGDVIGVIGKKAVHVMDDDDKRKASKLEDLWIDLGLDAADVKERVPVGTVGVIEQPTLRVGTKIVSRALDNRVGAFIVLEALRALKGPDLKHRVVAVGTSQEEIGSFGSKLATHRVDPIAGVAVDVTHETSQPGVKPEKYGVAPFGSGANLSVGAMTSPTIFRQMQAAAKKDAIPYTLSANPRYTYTDADTMVLSRSGVPSAVVSVPNRYMHSPNEMVDARDVRACIDLIAAWIRELEAEPDFTRRS; encoded by the coding sequence GTGATCGCCGACTCCTCCGTCATCAATGAAACCTTCCTGACCGCCCTGCTGGAACAGGCCGCCCCGAGCGGATTCGAGCGCCGCGCCGCCGACGTCTGGCTCGCGGAGGCCGCCACCTTCGCCCGCACCAGCGAGGATCACTACGGCAATGTGTACGCCGAACTCGGCCCCGAGGACGCCCCGGCCGTCATCCTCACCGGGCATCTCGACGAGATCGGCCTGATGGTCAGCCACGTGAATGACCAGGGATTCGTGCACGTCATGAACCTGGGTGGGTGGGATCCGCAGGTGCTTGTCGGGCAGCGCATCCGCCTGCTAGCGCCCGGCGGTGACGTGATCGGCGTAATCGGCAAGAAGGCCGTGCATGTCATGGACGACGACGACAAGCGCAAGGCCAGCAAACTGGAAGACCTGTGGATCGACCTGGGCCTGGACGCCGCCGACGTGAAGGAGCGCGTTCCCGTGGGCACGGTCGGCGTGATCGAACAGCCCACCCTGCGGGTCGGCACGAAGATCGTCAGCCGCGCCCTGGACAACCGCGTGGGCGCGTTCATCGTCCTGGAGGCGTTGCGCGCGTTGAAGGGCCCTGACCTGAAGCACCGCGTGGTCGCCGTGGGCACCAGCCAGGAGGAGATCGGATCCTTCGGTTCGAAACTCGCCACGCACCGCGTCGATCCCATCGCCGGCGTCGCTGTGGACGTCACGCACGAGACCAGCCAGCCCGGCGTGAAGCCCGAGAAGTACGGCGTGGCGCCCTTCGGCAGCGGCGCGAACCTCAGCGTGGGGGCCATGACCAGCCCCACGATCTTCCGGCAGATGCAGGCCGCCGCGAAGAAGGACGCCATTCCCTACACCCTCAGCGCCAACCCCCGCTACACCTACACCGATGCCGACACCATGGTGCTGAGCCGCTCCGGGGTGCCCAGCGCGGTGGTCAGCGTCCCCAACCGGTACATGCACTCCCCGAACGAGATGGTCGACGCGCGCGACGTCCGGGCCTGCATCGACCTCATCGCCGCGTGGATCCGGGAACTGGAGGCCGAACCGGACTTCACCCGCCGGAGCTGA
- the dusA gene encoding tRNA dihydrouridine(20/20a) synthase DusA — protein MAASLLPTPLPPHRLSVAPMMDWTDRHCRVFHRTLTRRALLYTEMVTTGAIIHGDRERHLGFDAVEHPVALQLGGSDAAALAECARIAQGMGYDEVNLNCGCPSDRVSSGRFGACLMGTPDVVARAVEAMRGATTLPVTVKHRIGIDDLDSYDHLTAFVRTVEAAGCDTFIVHARKAWLSGLSPKENREIPPLRHDVVRQLKADFPHLTVILNGGLLSLDAAQDALAWADGAMIGRAAYGDPFILARVDQDVFGEQGLPVTRREAIEAFLPYVETHLAQGQPLNRMMKHTLGLFTGQPGARHWKRTLSEHGHRPGAGLDVVRAALDGVPDAVLDARPGTSEVQPA, from the coding sequence ATGGCCGCTTCCCTCCTGCCCACGCCACTGCCGCCCCACCGGCTGTCCGTCGCGCCGATGATGGACTGGACGGATCGGCACTGCCGCGTGTTCCACCGCACGCTGACGCGCCGGGCGCTGCTGTACACCGAGATGGTCACGACCGGCGCGATCATTCACGGCGACCGGGAACGGCACCTGGGCTTCGACGCCGTGGAGCATCCGGTGGCCCTGCAACTGGGCGGCAGCGACGCAGCCGCGCTGGCCGAGTGCGCCCGCATTGCACAGGGCATGGGGTACGACGAGGTGAACCTGAACTGCGGCTGCCCCAGCGACCGCGTGAGCAGCGGCAGGTTCGGCGCCTGCCTGATGGGTACGCCCGACGTGGTGGCCCGCGCGGTGGAGGCGATGCGCGGCGCGACCACCCTGCCGGTCACGGTCAAGCACCGCATCGGCATCGACGATCTGGACAGCTACGACCACCTGACGGCCTTCGTGCGGACGGTCGAGGCGGCCGGCTGCGACACCTTCATCGTGCACGCGCGCAAGGCGTGGCTCTCGGGCCTGTCGCCCAAGGAGAACCGCGAGATTCCTCCGCTGCGGCACGACGTGGTGCGGCAATTGAAGGCCGACTTCCCGCACCTGACGGTCATCCTGAACGGCGGCCTCCTGAGCCTGGATGCCGCGCAGGACGCGCTGGCCTGGGCCGACGGCGCCATGATCGGCCGCGCCGCGTACGGCGACCCCTTCATCCTGGCGCGGGTGGATCAGGACGTGTTCGGCGAGCAGGGTCTCCCGGTCACGCGCCGGGAGGCGATCGAGGCGTTCCTGCCGTATGTGGAAACGCACCTCGCCCAGGGCCAGCCCCTGAACCGCATGATGAAGCACACCCTGGGGCTGTTCACGGGTCAGCCCGGAGCGCGCCACTGGAAACGCACGCTCAGCGAGCACGGGCACCGGCCCGGCGCCGGACTGGACGTCGTCCGGGCCGCGCTGGACGGGGTGCCGGACGCGGTCCTGGACGCCCGGCCCGGCACGAGCGAAGTCCAGCCGGCCTGA
- a CDS encoding RluA family pseudouridine synthase has translation MTDASAPLTFTATPGRLDAVLSALSGQSRSQVAGWIAGGFVLVGGVPALKPSSKLRGGEPLSVQVPAPPDSHVAPEDVPLEILFEDEHLIAVNKPAGMITHPAPGVSTGTLVNALLGRTTLPEQEGFDGPDGFRPGIVHRLDRDTSGVIVVAKTVQAHARLAAAFKNRDTRKTYLAIAAGTWKADAPVQVDAPIGRHPVQRQRMTVGGSQSRDAQTLFTPLTAHKDGHGRTLALVRAQPRTGRTHQIRVHLLHLGSPLLGDPVYGRSSEIMPRHALHAQFLDIPHPVTRDMLHLHAPAPDDLLEAWVALGGSVPTGLEEP, from the coding sequence ATGACCGATGCCTCCGCCCCGCTGACGTTCACGGCCACGCCCGGCCGTCTGGACGCGGTGCTGTCGGCGCTAAGCGGGCAGAGCCGCTCGCAGGTGGCCGGATGGATCGCGGGGGGCTTCGTGCTGGTGGGCGGCGTACCTGCCCTGAAACCCAGTTCGAAGCTGCGGGGCGGCGAACCGTTGAGCGTGCAGGTTCCCGCTCCTCCTGACTCTCACGTCGCCCCGGAGGACGTGCCGCTGGAGATCCTGTTCGAGGACGAGCACCTGATCGCCGTGAACAAGCCCGCCGGAATGATCACCCACCCCGCTCCCGGCGTGAGCACCGGCACCCTGGTGAACGCCCTGCTGGGCCGCACGACCCTGCCCGAACAGGAGGGCTTCGACGGCCCGGACGGCTTCCGGCCCGGCATCGTCCACCGGCTGGACCGGGACACCAGCGGCGTGATCGTGGTGGCCAAGACCGTGCAGGCACACGCCCGGCTGGCCGCCGCCTTCAAGAACCGCGACACCCGCAAGACCTACCTGGCGATTGCCGCCGGCACCTGGAAGGCCGACGCGCCCGTACAGGTCGACGCACCCATCGGGAGGCATCCCGTGCAGCGCCAGCGCATGACGGTGGGCGGCAGTCAATCCCGCGACGCGCAGACCCTGTTCACGCCGTTGACCGCGCATAAGGACGGGCATGGCCGCACGCTGGCGCTCGTCCGTGCGCAGCCCCGCACGGGCCGGACGCACCAGATCCGCGTGCACCTGCTGCATCTCGGATCGCCGCTGCTGGGTGACCCCGTCTACGGACGCAGCAGCGAGATCATGCCCCGGCACGCGCTCCACGCGCAGTTCCTCGATATTCCGCACCCGGTCACGCGCGACATGCTGCATCTGCACGCGCCCGCGCCGGACGACCTGCTGGAAGCCTGGGTGGCGCTGGGCGGCAGCGTTCCGACGGGGCTGGAGGAGCCGTAA
- a CDS encoding DUF6194 family protein, with product MDQAELLAHLRHLYPGAEFLEHGGTVFVMYDPDGRLPPERKQPFVTVVPDDAHDQVSNLSRPGVYRLNMGVRPETYRAHFGPHPRSGADGLVDTEHDFTVLDTLLPHPMYAPMSWVCVLSPSEATVATLRPLLDEAYTVAVRRHAQAGKPRGAAGTLPG from the coding sequence ATGGATCAGGCCGAATTGCTGGCACACCTCCGCCACCTCTACCCGGGCGCCGAGTTCCTGGAACATGGCGGCACGGTGTTTGTGATGTACGACCCGGACGGTCGCCTGCCGCCTGAGCGGAAGCAGCCCTTCGTGACGGTGGTGCCGGATGACGCCCACGATCAGGTGTCGAACCTATCCCGGCCGGGCGTGTACCGTCTGAACATGGGGGTGCGGCCCGAGACGTACAGGGCACACTTCGGGCCGCACCCCCGGTCCGGCGCGGATGGCTTGGTGGACACCGAGCATGATTTCACGGTGCTGGACACGCTGCTGCCGCACCCGATGTACGCGCCGATGTCGTGGGTGTGCGTGCTGAGCCCCAGTGAGGCGACCGTGGCCACGTTGCGGCCCCTGCTGGACGAGGCGTATACGGTGGCCGTGCGGCGGCACGCGCAGGCCGGGAAACCACGCGGAGCAGCGGGTACACTGCCCGGATGA
- a CDS encoding AAA family ATPase — protein MAPRLLITGMSGTGKSSVLVVLQHRGYEVVETDVDDWCVWGALPGSEDAGWLWREDRMAELLERPRTRPLFVSGCVANQGTFYPRFEQVVLLSAPAEVILARVAGRTTNPYGKTPEERADILGFLRDVEPLLRRGADVEFDTSRRTVTELAEALIALTEATP, from the coding sequence ATGGCCCCGCGCCTCCTGATCACCGGCATGTCCGGCACGGGCAAATCCTCTGTGCTGGTGGTCTTGCAGCACCGAGGATACGAGGTCGTCGAGACGGACGTGGACGACTGGTGCGTGTGGGGTGCCCTGCCGGGCTCCGAGGACGCGGGCTGGCTGTGGCGGGAAGACCGGATGGCGGAACTGCTGGAACGCCCGCGCACCCGGCCACTGTTCGTGAGCGGCTGCGTGGCGAACCAGGGAACGTTCTACCCACGGTTCGAGCAGGTCGTGCTGCTCAGTGCTCCGGCAGAGGTGATCCTGGCGCGCGTGGCAGGCCGGACAACCAATCCATATGGGAAGACCCCGGAGGAGCGGGCGGACATCCTCGGCTTCCTGCGGGACGTTGAGCCGCTGCTGCGCCGTGGCGCAGATGTGGAATTCGATACCTCCCGGCGAACGGTGACGGAGCTGGCGGAAGCGTTGATCGCACTGACGGAGGCCACTCCTTAA
- a CDS encoding ATP-binding protein, protein MVLGTEDVTPTVFWFAVSSGASVQLDDLVTVRTLRPDGKAVTFYGLVDNVRKRHEGVTFESDVEDVVAGVLPASVSYAARVLVTRVDPEHFIPPQPGDLVRHARGNDLKMALSADKMQEAAFPVGLLADGQALPLNFRFVNGESGGHINISGISGVATKTSYALFLLHSIFRSGVMDRVAQASGGQMTGSAGGKAIIFNVKGEDLMFLDKPNRKLDEKERTAQTEKGLAADRYTIMDLPRTPFRDTQFLAPPRPGSVSGAITPHTDQRSAGVTPFVFTLREFCERRMLPFVFSDAGSSLNLGFVIGNVEEKLARLAQGQTGPGLTVEDWTPEDGAELGSGPLEELSFTEMGGVTLRTFEQLISYMEFKLLEDREGEGDPKWVLKQSPGTLRAFTRRLRGVQKHLNPLVRGDLTPAEAERFRPNLLRGAQLSVVDIHNLSGPAQMFVVGVLLREVFEHKEKYGRQDTVFVVLDELNKYAPRDDSSPIKDILLEIAERGRSLGIILIGAQQTASEVERRIVSNAAIRVVGRLDLAEAERPEYRFLPQSFRARAGILQPGTMLVSQPDVPNPVLINYPFPAWATRKDEVDDLEGKKVEEVGGDWLR, encoded by the coding sequence ATGGTGCTGGGCACCGAGGACGTGACCCCCACTGTCTTCTGGTTCGCGGTGAGCAGCGGCGCGAGCGTGCAGCTCGACGATCTGGTGACCGTCCGGACTCTGCGTCCCGACGGGAAGGCCGTGACCTTCTACGGTCTGGTGGACAACGTCCGCAAACGGCACGAGGGCGTGACCTTCGAGTCGGACGTGGAAGATGTGGTCGCGGGCGTGCTGCCCGCCAGCGTCAGCTACGCCGCGCGGGTGCTGGTCACGCGGGTCGATCCCGAGCACTTCATTCCGCCACAGCCGGGCGACCTCGTGCGACACGCGCGCGGCAATGACCTGAAGATGGCCCTGAGCGCGGACAAGATGCAGGAGGCCGCCTTCCCCGTCGGGCTGCTGGCTGACGGGCAGGCGCTGCCGCTGAACTTCCGCTTCGTGAACGGCGAGAGCGGCGGGCACATCAACATCTCGGGGATTTCCGGGGTGGCCACCAAGACCAGTTACGCGCTGTTCCTGCTGCACTCGATCTTCCGCAGCGGGGTCATGGACCGAGTGGCGCAGGCCAGCGGCGGACAGATGACCGGCAGCGCGGGCGGCAAGGCCATCATCTTCAACGTGAAGGGCGAGGACCTCATGTTCCTCGACAAGCCCAACCGGAAGCTGGACGAGAAGGAACGCACGGCCCAGACGGAAAAGGGCCTCGCGGCCGACCGCTACACCATCATGGACTTGCCGCGCACGCCGTTCCGGGACACGCAGTTCCTGGCGCCGCCGCGCCCCGGTTCGGTCAGCGGCGCGATCACGCCGCACACGGATCAGCGCTCGGCGGGCGTCACCCCCTTCGTGTTCACGCTGCGGGAATTCTGCGAACGCCGCATGCTGCCCTTCGTGTTCAGCGACGCGGGCAGCAGCCTGAACCTGGGCTTCGTGATCGGGAACGTCGAGGAGAAACTCGCGCGGCTGGCGCAGGGGCAGACCGGGCCGGGCCTGACGGTCGAGGACTGGACGCCCGAGGACGGCGCCGAACTGGGAAGCGGGCCGCTGGAGGAACTGAGCTTCACAGAGATGGGCGGCGTCACGCTGCGCACCTTCGAGCAGCTCATCAGCTATATGGAATTCAAACTGCTCGAAGACCGGGAGGGCGAGGGCGACCCGAAGTGGGTGCTCAAGCAGTCGCCGGGCACGCTGCGGGCCTTCACGCGGCGGCTGCGGGGCGTCCAGAAGCACCTGAACCCGCTCGTCCGGGGTGACCTGACGCCCGCTGAGGCCGAGCGGTTCCGCCCGAACCTGCTGCGTGGCGCGCAACTGAGCGTGGTGGACATCCACAACCTGTCCGGCCCGGCCCAGATGTTCGTGGTGGGCGTGCTGCTGCGCGAGGTGTTCGAGCACAAGGAGAAATACGGGCGGCAGGACACCGTGTTCGTGGTGCTGGACGAGTTGAACAAGTACGCCCCGCGCGACGACAGCAGCCCCATCAAGGACATCCTGCTGGAGATCGCGGAACGCGGGCGCAGCCTGGGCATCATCCTGATCGGCGCGCAGCAGACCGCCAGCGAGGTCGAACGCCGCATCGTGTCGAACGCCGCCATCCGGGTGGTCGGGCGGCTCGATCTGGCCGAAGCGGAGCGGCCCGAATACCGCTTCCTGCCGCAGAGCTTCCGCGCCCGCGCCGGCATCCTGCAACCCGGCACCATGCTCGTGTCGCAGCCGGACGTGCCCAACCCCGTGCTCATCAACTACCCCTTCCCCGCGTGGGCCACCCGCAAGGACGAGGTGGATGACTTGGAGGGCAAGAAGGTCGAGGAAGTCGGCGGAGACTGGCTGCGCTGA